In one window of Deltaproteobacteria bacterium DNA:
- a CDS encoding pyridoxal-5'-phosphate-dependent protein subunit beta, which yields MTRLGLERTIVDRKVYDNTVTRFRQAGLRLPTFAELADPTTISAETKQALSAVDPDAPHPANLFRVHWYNGADRHGLTTVPDHLELPPELTGVPARIVVALGNRFPMIHAHKVLAAYGCLAPRIVSGQFDPTRHKALWPSTGNYCRGGVAISRIMGCRGVAILPAGMSEERFRWLERWVADPADIVRTPGSESNVKEIYDKCAELSGDPENVIFNQFCEFGNYLVHYQCTGQALGRIYESMVKRHPGLRLAGFTSATGSAGTIGAGDYLKEQYGARIVAVEAVECPTLLLNGFGEHNIQGIGDKHVPLIHNVMNTDLVLGISDRATDTLGLLFNTPAGRAYLSERRGVPNLLLEALGNLGLSAICNVLAAIKTARYLGLGEEDLLLTVATDDAQMYGSEREKTLARYFPAGFDTVSAAEVFGQHLLGLGTDQLIELTELDRQRIFNLGYFTWVEQQGVSLPEFVARRHPQFWRDLRGLLPVWDEMITELNGRIAGARG from the coding sequence ATGACGCGACTTGGACTCGAACGCACCATCGTGGACCGCAAGGTCTACGACAACACCGTGACGCGCTTTCGCCAGGCGGGCCTGCGCCTCCCCACCTTCGCCGAGCTCGCCGACCCGACAACCATCTCCGCGGAGACGAAGCAGGCGCTCTCCGCCGTGGACCCGGACGCTCCGCATCCGGCGAACCTCTTCCGCGTCCACTGGTATAACGGCGCCGACCGGCACGGCCTGACCACCGTCCCGGATCACCTCGAGCTCCCGCCCGAGCTCACGGGAGTCCCGGCGCGTATCGTCGTCGCGCTCGGCAACCGCTTCCCGATGATCCACGCGCACAAGGTCCTGGCGGCGTACGGCTGCCTCGCCCCGCGCATCGTGAGCGGCCAATTCGACCCCACCCGCCACAAAGCGCTCTGGCCCTCCACCGGCAATTACTGCCGCGGAGGCGTGGCCATCTCGCGCATCATGGGTTGCCGCGGCGTGGCCATCTTGCCCGCCGGCATGAGCGAGGAGCGCTTCCGCTGGCTCGAGCGCTGGGTCGCGGACCCCGCGGACATCGTCCGCACCCCCGGCTCCGAGAGCAACGTGAAGGAGATCTACGACAAGTGCGCCGAGCTCTCCGGCGACCCCGAGAACGTGATCTTCAACCAGTTCTGCGAGTTCGGAAATTACCTCGTGCACTACCAATGCACTGGGCAGGCCCTGGGTCGCATCTACGAGTCCATGGTCAAGCGACACCCGGGACTTCGGCTCGCGGGCTTCACCTCGGCCACGGGCTCGGCCGGGACGATCGGCGCCGGCGACTACCTGAAGGAGCAGTACGGCGCGCGCATCGTGGCCGTCGAAGCCGTCGAGTGCCCCACGCTCCTGCTGAACGGCTTCGGGGAACACAACATCCAGGGGATCGGCGACAAGCACGTCCCGCTCATCCACAACGTGATGAACACCGACCTCGTCCTCGGCATCTCCGACCGCGCCACGGACACCCTGGGGCTCCTCTTCAACACCCCGGCGGGGCGCGCCTACCTGAGCGAACGACGCGGAGTGCCGAATCTCCTGCTCGAGGCCCTCGGCAACCTCGGCCTCTCCGCGATCTGCAACGTGCTCGCCGCGATCAAGACCGCACGCTACCTGGGGCTGGGCGAGGAGGACCTCCTCCTCACCGTCGCGACGGACGACGCGCAGATGTACGGTTCGGAGCGCGAGAAGACCCTCGCGCGCTACTTCCCGGCGGGCTTCGACACGGTCAGCGCGGCGGAGGTCTTCGGCCAGCACCTGCTCGGACTCGGCACCGACCAGCTCATCGAGCTCACCGAGCTCGACCGCCAGCGGATCTTCAACCTGGGCTACTTCACCTGGGTCGAGCAGCAGGGGGTCTCGCTGCCGGAGTTCGTGGCGCGCCGACACCCGCAGTTCTGGCGCGACCTCCGCGGGCTCCTCCCCGTGTGGGACGAGATGATCACCGAGCTCAACGGGCGCATCGCCGGAGCGCGGGGTTGA
- a CDS encoding amidohydrolase family protein, with amino-acid sequence MEATSLLLYGDREERSVLVRGTRIAQVGPELKSTSAEAALDCSGSLVRPGAVNAHTHLYSGLAPLGMPKPHEQPRTFPEILERIWWRLDRALDARSLRASARLYVAEALLHGTTTLIDHHESPNLIEESLEILADACQELGARALLCYGATERNDGRAEARRGLAECKRFLLANRRPLVSGMVGLHAGFTVSDDTVREAALLCTDLETTLHVHLAEDRCDVEDAQRRGFEGPLERLEQLGALPAGSVLAHGVHLSDAQVRRAEELHCWLVQNPRSNEANGVGYARSLRQSRHVALGTDGFPSDMAAEAHALEEVGLPAGEALEALAHRRAGGHALLHQQLGRAFVPLAEGTTADLVAQGWQGDPGRARHVIVDGRLVVRDGQLLTGDLAHLRAEAEEEALKLWRRMVAL; translated from the coding sequence ATGGAAGCGACGTCACTGTTGCTATACGGCGACCGCGAAGAGAGGAGCGTCCTCGTGCGGGGGACGCGCATCGCCCAGGTCGGACCCGAGCTCAAGTCCACCTCCGCCGAGGCGGCCCTCGACTGCAGCGGCAGCCTCGTCCGTCCCGGCGCGGTGAACGCCCACACCCATCTCTACAGCGGGCTCGCGCCCCTCGGCATGCCGAAGCCCCACGAGCAACCGCGAACCTTTCCCGAGATTCTCGAACGCATCTGGTGGCGGCTCGACCGCGCGCTCGACGCGCGCTCCCTCCGCGCAAGCGCGCGGCTCTATGTGGCCGAGGCCCTGCTCCATGGCACGACCACTCTCATCGACCACCACGAGTCGCCCAATCTGATCGAGGAGTCGCTCGAGATCCTCGCCGACGCCTGCCAGGAACTCGGCGCCCGCGCACTCCTCTGTTACGGCGCGACCGAGCGCAACGATGGACGCGCCGAGGCGCGGCGAGGCCTCGCCGAGTGCAAGCGCTTTCTGCTCGCGAATCGGCGGCCGCTCGTCAGCGGCATGGTCGGTCTGCACGCGGGCTTCACCGTCTCCGACGACACGGTGCGGGAGGCGGCCCTCCTCTGCACGGACCTCGAGACGACCCTGCACGTCCACCTGGCCGAGGACCGCTGCGACGTGGAGGACGCGCAACGCCGCGGCTTCGAAGGTCCCCTCGAGCGGCTCGAACAGCTCGGGGCCCTGCCGGCCGGGTCGGTGCTGGCCCACGGCGTCCACCTCTCTGACGCCCAGGTTCGACGCGCCGAGGAACTCCACTGCTGGCTCGTGCAGAACCCGCGCAGCAACGAGGCAAACGGCGTCGGCTACGCGCGCTCCCTCCGTCAGAGCCGCCACGTAGCGCTCGGCACCGACGGCTTTCCCTCCGACATGGCCGCCGAGGCGCACGCGCTCGAGGAGGTCGGCCTCCCCGCCGGCGAGGCGCTCGAAGCCCTCGCACACCGCCGCGCAGGGGGCCACGCCCTGCTGCACCAGCAGCTCGGTCGCGCGTTCGTTCCCCTCGCCGAGGGGACGACCGCCGACCTCGTGGCGCAGGGATGGCAAGGAGACCCGGGGCGCGCCCGACACGTGATCGTGGACGGGCGCCTCGTGGTGCGCGACGGACAGCTCCTCACCGGCGATCTGGCGCACCTCCGCGCCGAAGCCGAAGAAGAGGCCCTCAAGCTCTGGAGACGAATGGTAGCCCTATGA
- the xdh gene encoding selenium-dependent xanthine dehydrogenase has translation MPEVQFILNGAARTVEVRPGETLLETLRERCGIRSTKDGCQPQGQCGCCLALVDGSPKVTCAMPAEKAAGKQIVTLEGLSPEERDLTARAFVAAAGLQCGYCIPGIALRAKWLLDQNPAPSRAEIAKAIDVHLCRCTGYVKIVEAIELLGRARRGEVTLLRLDAGGVGQSLARYRGEELVLGDRPYVDDLVRPGMLHGAVLLSSHARARVLAIDATRAKAHPGVVAVATAADVPGERWYGLLYADWPGFVAVGEETRCVGDILAAVAARDEATAREALALIRVDYEVLTPVTEPRAALDPGAPRINPRHENLLSRSVIRRGDAESALAASAHVVSESFATQRIEHLFLEPESALAEPLPGGGLRVYSQGQGIFDDRRQVARFLGLPDEQVFVELVPNGGAFGGKEDLSIQPHAALLAHLTARPVKVTLSRGESIRLHPKRHPIQMEYTVGCDANGHLTAVKARMIGDSGAYASVGGKVLERAAGHACGPYRVPHVDVESLAVYTNNPPCGAMRGFGANQAAFAIEGCMDRLAEKLGRDRWELRYQNALEVGDVFSTGQVLEKSVGIKKTLLAVKEAYDRARAEGRAVGLACGLKNSGIGNGVAEWGKCRLAVRQDGTVALYNGYTEMGQGLLTVLTQFAVEVTGLPASVFRPQVDTTFALDCGQTTGSRATLFGGRAVVSAAQKLRAALDAGKTLRELAGEVFAADILVDDTTPLGAAVPHPKTHTSFGYATQLCILDEAGRVARVVAAHDVGRAVNPALCSGQIEGAIHMGLGYALTEELPCTDGMPVTFSLRELGVLRARDMPEVEVLLVEEPEPEGPFGAKGVGEIGLVPTAAAVASALHAFDGTRHTRLPMKDSPAARAMSVGRIRSKTS, from the coding sequence GTGCCCGAGGTCCAGTTCATCCTCAACGGCGCCGCGCGCACGGTGGAGGTCCGGCCGGGGGAAACGCTCCTCGAGACGCTGCGCGAGCGGTGCGGCATCAGGTCCACCAAGGACGGCTGCCAGCCGCAGGGTCAGTGCGGTTGCTGCCTCGCACTCGTCGACGGAAGCCCCAAGGTCACCTGCGCCATGCCGGCCGAAAAGGCCGCGGGCAAGCAGATCGTGACGCTCGAAGGGCTCTCGCCCGAGGAGCGAGACCTGACCGCGCGCGCCTTCGTGGCCGCCGCCGGCCTGCAGTGCGGGTACTGCATCCCGGGGATCGCTCTGCGCGCGAAGTGGCTGCTCGACCAGAATCCGGCCCCCAGCCGCGCCGAGATCGCGAAGGCCATCGACGTCCACCTCTGCCGCTGCACGGGCTACGTCAAGATCGTCGAGGCGATCGAGCTCCTCGGCCGCGCCCGCCGCGGGGAGGTGACGCTCCTGCGACTCGACGCGGGAGGCGTCGGACAGAGCCTCGCCCGCTACCGCGGTGAAGAGCTCGTCCTCGGAGACCGCCCCTACGTCGACGACCTCGTCCGTCCGGGGATGCTCCACGGCGCGGTGCTCCTGTCGTCTCACGCCCGCGCGCGCGTCCTCGCCATCGACGCGACCCGCGCGAAGGCGCACCCCGGCGTCGTGGCCGTGGCCACCGCAGCCGACGTCCCGGGCGAACGCTGGTACGGGCTGCTCTACGCCGACTGGCCGGGGTTCGTCGCCGTGGGCGAGGAGACCCGTTGCGTCGGGGACATCCTGGCCGCCGTGGCGGCGCGCGACGAGGCCACCGCCCGCGAGGCGCTCGCGCTCATCCGCGTGGACTACGAGGTTCTGACCCCCGTCACCGAACCCCGCGCCGCGCTCGACCCCGGCGCCCCGCGCATCAACCCGCGCCACGAGAACCTCCTCTCCCGCTCCGTGATCCGCCGGGGCGACGCCGAGAGCGCCCTCGCCGCGAGCGCGCATGTGGTCTCGGAGAGCTTCGCCACGCAGCGGATCGAACACCTCTTCCTCGAGCCCGAGAGTGCGCTCGCCGAACCTCTGCCCGGCGGCGGCCTCCGGGTCTACAGCCAGGGGCAGGGGATCTTCGACGACCGGCGGCAGGTGGCGCGCTTTTTGGGCCTGCCCGACGAGCAGGTCTTCGTCGAGCTCGTCCCGAACGGCGGAGCCTTCGGCGGAAAGGAGGACCTGTCGATCCAGCCCCACGCCGCGCTCCTCGCGCACCTGACGGCCCGTCCGGTGAAGGTGACGCTCTCGCGCGGGGAATCGATCCGCCTGCATCCGAAGCGACACCCGATCCAGATGGAATACACGGTGGGGTGCGACGCGAACGGCCACCTCACGGCCGTGAAGGCCCGCATGATCGGCGACAGCGGCGCCTACGCCTCCGTCGGCGGGAAGGTCCTCGAACGCGCGGCGGGGCACGCCTGCGGCCCGTACCGCGTCCCTCACGTGGACGTGGAGTCGCTCGCGGTCTACACCAACAATCCGCCGTGCGGCGCGATGCGTGGCTTCGGCGCCAACCAGGCGGCGTTCGCCATCGAAGGGTGCATGGACCGTCTGGCCGAGAAGCTCGGGCGCGACCGCTGGGAGCTCCGCTACCAGAACGCGCTCGAGGTCGGCGACGTCTTCTCCACCGGCCAGGTGCTCGAGAAGTCCGTGGGCATCAAGAAGACGCTCCTCGCCGTGAAGGAGGCCTACGACCGCGCGCGCGCCGAGGGTCGGGCGGTCGGCCTCGCGTGCGGGCTGAAGAACAGCGGCATCGGCAACGGCGTCGCCGAATGGGGCAAGTGCCGCCTCGCCGTGCGGCAGGATGGCACCGTCGCGCTCTACAACGGCTACACCGAGATGGGCCAGGGACTCCTCACGGTGCTCACGCAATTCGCGGTCGAGGTGACGGGCCTCCCTGCGAGCGTATTCCGGCCGCAGGTGGACACGACCTTCGCCCTCGACTGCGGGCAGACCACGGGGTCGCGCGCCACGCTCTTCGGAGGACGCGCCGTGGTGAGCGCCGCCCAGAAGCTCCGCGCCGCTCTCGACGCGGGGAAGACGCTGCGGGAGCTCGCGGGCGAGGTCTTCGCGGCCGACATCCTCGTGGACGACACGACGCCTCTCGGCGCCGCGGTCCCCCACCCCAAGACCCACACCTCCTTCGGCTACGCGACCCAGCTCTGCATTCTCGACGAGGCGGGACGCGTCGCGCGGGTCGTCGCCGCGCACGACGTGGGCCGCGCCGTGAACCCGGCCCTCTGCTCGGGACAGATCGAAGGGGCGATCCACATGGGGCTCGGCTACGCGCTGACCGAGGAGCTCCCCTGCACCGACGGCATGCCGGTGACCTTCTCGCTACGCGAGCTCGGCGTGCTCCGCGCGCGGGACATGCCCGAGGTGGAGGTCCTCCTCGTCGAGGAGCCGGAGCCGGAGGGCCCCTTCGGCGCGAAGGGGGTGGGGGAGATAGGCCTCGTCCCGACGGCTGCGGCCGTAGCGAGCGCGCTCCACGCGTTCGACGGGACGCGGCACACGCGCCTGCCCATGAAGGACTCGCCCGCGGCCCGCGCCATGAGCGTCGGCCGCATTCGAAGCAAAACGTCGTAG
- a CDS encoding ROK family protein: MRAIGVDLGGTNLRVALVDLCGDEARVERVARGELASDTRPMAVIGLLLRLIGELGELEGELPVGIGFAGMLRMASGVVENAPNLGWREVPFVALASQALGRRVWLENDVAAITWGEVRFGAARGLRDVVGAFVGTGVGGGAVLDGRPFRGATGASLEIGHVKVFPGGRRCGCGARGCLEAYAGGRHVVERARESASAALLELVGGREEELHAGHVEQAARAGDAACAQVMEEAAQALGRGLADAVTLINPEGLVMGGTVWRGCPGLRKQVVEIIFEMANAPARGPLRVLEAQRESDAGMVGAADLALAARVA, encoded by the coding sequence ATGCGGGCCATCGGCGTCGACCTGGGCGGGACGAATCTGCGCGTCGCGCTGGTGGACCTCTGCGGCGACGAGGCCCGCGTGGAGAGAGTGGCGCGCGGCGAGCTCGCCTCGGACACGCGTCCGATGGCCGTGATCGGGCTCCTCCTGCGCCTGATCGGGGAGCTCGGCGAGCTCGAAGGGGAGCTCCCTGTGGGGATCGGCTTCGCCGGGATGCTGCGCATGGCCAGCGGCGTGGTCGAGAACGCGCCGAACCTCGGCTGGCGGGAGGTGCCGTTCGTGGCGCTCGCGAGCCAGGCGCTCGGGCGCCGCGTGTGGCTGGAGAACGACGTCGCGGCGATCACCTGGGGCGAGGTTCGCTTCGGCGCGGCGCGGGGGCTGCGCGACGTGGTGGGGGCGTTCGTGGGGACGGGAGTCGGTGGTGGTGCGGTGCTCGACGGCCGGCCGTTTCGCGGCGCCACGGGGGCTTCGCTGGAGATCGGGCACGTGAAGGTCTTCCCGGGCGGCCGGCGTTGTGGATGCGGCGCGCGGGGGTGTCTCGAGGCCTACGCGGGAGGGCGACACGTCGTCGAGCGCGCGCGAGAGTCGGCCTCGGCAGCGCTCCTCGAACTGGTCGGCGGGCGGGAAGAGGAGCTTCACGCCGGGCACGTGGAGCAGGCGGCCCGAGCGGGGGATGCCGCCTGCGCGCAGGTCATGGAGGAGGCGGCCCAGGCGCTCGGCCGGGGCCTGGCGGACGCCGTGACGCTGATCAACCCCGAGGGGCTGGTCATGGGGGGGACGGTCTGGCGGGGGTGTCCGGGTCTGCGGAAGCAAGTGGTGGAAATCATTTTCGAGATGGCCAACGCGCCGGCCCGGGGGCCGCTCCGGGTGCTCGAGGCGCAGCGGGAGTCCGACGCGGGAATGGTCGGGGCGGCGGACCTCGCGCTGGCCGCCCGAGTGGCCTAA
- a CDS encoding PilZ domain-containing protein produces the protein MATVPPPLPPELVERRCAKRRRTSLRVEFCPVENEGALTGASALRVGVASDLSPAGFSLSRAGALSVGSVLRLFLHLGDGRQAPVACYAKVARADFRDVPRYGCQFMGLPLADAQRVYRFVREGEDASRPVPKRLPPPPPQPRRALA, from the coding sequence ATGGCCACTGTACCTCCTCCTCTTCCCCCCGAACTCGTTGAACGGCGATGCGCGAAGCGGCGGCGTACGTCGCTGCGGGTCGAGTTCTGTCCCGTCGAGAACGAAGGCGCGCTCACCGGCGCGAGCGCGCTGCGCGTGGGCGTGGCCTCCGACCTGAGCCCGGCCGGGTTCAGCCTGAGCCGGGCCGGCGCCCTCTCCGTGGGCAGCGTGCTCCGCCTGTTTCTGCACCTCGGGGACGGCCGCCAGGCTCCTGTGGCCTGCTACGCGAAGGTGGCGCGCGCCGACTTCCGCGACGTGCCCCGCTACGGCTGTCAGTTCATGGGGCTGCCGCTGGCCGACGCCCAGCGGGTCTATCGTTTCGTGCGCGAGGGCGAGGACGCGTCCCGGCCCGTGCCGAAGCGCCTGCCGCCGCCCCCGCCGCAACCGCGCCGCGCGCTCGCCTAA
- a CDS encoding protein kinase, which translates to MFRPVQFGKYYLSERIAVGGMAEIFKAKLYGVSGFEKPMVVKQILPQYSRNTEFIKMFIDEAKIAVSLTHGNIVPVYELGRIDGIYFIAMEYVHGKNLAEILETARSRGLPVSVEHAVYIAIEVCKGLDYAHRRTDAQGQPMGVVHRDIAPPNVIVSTEGEVKLADFGIAKAAHKLGNTEAGVVKGTYGYMSPEQVAGSPVDPRTDIFSVGILLHELLTGRRLFSASTELEAIDQVREARVPAPSSVNPKVPAAVDPIVFKALAKEAKNRYQEANELQLALSRFLFTAGGGATASTLSRYMRQLFPETPEPILEEETRAERPGTGKAAKPKPPNSTQSYAVRAEFEEATAVHDHPSAALLEAATGPAGRPSNGGAEDSHEGGDALEEFGREGSSYEEEAQTHVFSSPRGLQRPEVPELRFAAKPARDGGNGGPASAPTTPPAAPAGPAPGATLFLSSGKLASDGAASPAALRPAATGPGTAPPARATPTAAATAATETVSASASAAREAPPPAPSESGLFSIMGQGGASVMAPIPKRDDPSFPHLGDRSDPSFASAPGSRSDEVALPPKPSNRSGSGLLSSTMRLLVEGIGDDEGRPHLDPRATGRSASFDATGDESQELDAPARTIKPTTLGWIVILLVVLGSAAFVVYKKTNLLRSEAPEEAGALKVGDIKSSTEETELRGDVVLAAQPEGAAIFLHVGDTPVEVEALDQGQSHLLRLEREGYRTGHRLVKSADLAPGKTEVSVSLEPVGAGAKDEAPGELPPSGPPTGKTATVKVTSDPPSASVWLFVGKGQAELKNVASKRYYFKVMLAGHEPAFVSVLKSEFKTNGETLRRTAKLDPAAGGATPTRADAGSGSTSVAADAKAAPAAESESADRKDPSPAAVSPEAIEPRKRGGRRRTPRPSPAPEVSKPVKAQKPAKAVKPAKVVKPAKTAPPAKAPAKGPAKLAAPPAVKPQPKPAGKAGPGGMKVPGWAD; encoded by the coding sequence ATGTTCAGGCCTGTACAGTTCGGCAAGTACTACCTCTCCGAACGGATCGCCGTCGGGGGCATGGCCGAGATCTTCAAGGCCAAGCTGTATGGCGTCAGCGGCTTCGAGAAGCCGATGGTCGTCAAGCAGATCCTGCCGCAGTACTCCCGCAACACCGAATTCATCAAGATGTTCATCGACGAGGCGAAGATTGCCGTCAGCCTGACCCACGGCAACATCGTACCCGTCTACGAGCTCGGCCGCATCGACGGCATCTACTTCATCGCCATGGAGTATGTCCACGGCAAGAACCTCGCCGAGATCCTCGAGACCGCGCGGAGCCGGGGCCTGCCCGTCTCGGTGGAGCACGCCGTCTACATCGCCATCGAGGTCTGCAAGGGCCTGGACTACGCGCACCGACGCACCGACGCACAGGGACAGCCGATGGGTGTGGTGCATCGGGACATCGCGCCGCCCAACGTCATCGTCTCGACCGAGGGCGAGGTCAAGCTGGCCGACTTCGGCATCGCCAAGGCCGCCCACAAGCTCGGTAACACCGAGGCTGGCGTGGTGAAGGGGACCTACGGGTACATGTCCCCCGAGCAGGTGGCCGGCAGCCCCGTGGACCCGCGGACCGACATCTTCTCGGTGGGCATCCTGCTGCACGAGCTGCTCACCGGGCGCCGCCTCTTCTCGGCGAGCACGGAGCTCGAGGCGATCGATCAGGTGCGCGAGGCGCGCGTCCCCGCCCCCTCGTCGGTGAATCCCAAGGTCCCGGCGGCCGTGGATCCGATCGTCTTCAAGGCGCTGGCCAAGGAGGCGAAAAACCGCTACCAGGAGGCCAACGAGCTGCAGCTCGCGCTCTCCCGCTTCCTCTTCACCGCGGGGGGCGGCGCCACCGCGAGCACGCTCTCGCGCTACATGCGGCAGCTCTTTCCGGAGACGCCCGAGCCGATCCTCGAGGAGGAGACGCGGGCCGAGCGCCCCGGAACGGGCAAGGCCGCGAAGCCGAAGCCGCCCAACTCGACCCAGTCCTACGCGGTCCGCGCGGAGTTCGAGGAGGCGACGGCCGTCCACGACCACCCCTCCGCCGCGCTGCTCGAGGCCGCGACGGGCCCGGCAGGACGTCCCTCGAACGGAGGCGCCGAGGACAGCCACGAAGGGGGCGACGCGCTCGAGGAGTTCGGCCGGGAAGGATCCTCCTACGAGGAGGAGGCGCAGACGCACGTCTTCTCGTCCCCCCGCGGGTTGCAGCGCCCCGAGGTCCCCGAGCTACGTTTCGCCGCGAAGCCGGCCCGCGACGGAGGGAACGGCGGCCCCGCCAGCGCGCCGACGACCCCGCCCGCCGCCCCGGCGGGCCCCGCACCGGGAGCCACGCTCTTCCTGAGCTCGGGGAAGCTCGCCTCGGACGGCGCGGCCTCGCCCGCTGCCCTGCGCCCCGCCGCGACGGGGCCCGGGACCGCCCCGCCGGCGCGCGCCACGCCCACCGCGGCCGCGACCGCCGCGACCGAGACCGTTTCGGCCAGCGCATCCGCCGCGCGAGAGGCTCCTCCCCCTGCCCCGTCCGAGAGCGGCCTCTTCTCGATCATGGGCCAGGGGGGCGCGTCGGTCATGGCGCCGATCCCGAAGCGAGACGACCCTTCGTTTCCGCACCTCGGCGACCGGAGCGACCCGTCCTTCGCCTCCGCGCCGGGCTCCCGCTCCGACGAGGTCGCGCTGCCGCCGAAGCCCAGCAACCGCTCGGGGTCCGGCCTGCTCTCCTCGACCATGCGCCTCCTCGTCGAGGGGATCGGCGACGACGAGGGCCGACCGCACCTCGACCCGCGAGCCACCGGACGGTCGGCGAGCTTCGACGCCACGGGCGACGAGAGCCAGGAGCTCGACGCCCCGGCGCGAACGATCAAGCCCACCACGCTCGGCTGGATCGTGATCCTGCTCGTCGTGCTCGGCTCCGCAGCCTTCGTGGTCTACAAGAAGACGAACCTGCTGCGCTCGGAGGCGCCAGAGGAGGCCGGCGCGCTGAAGGTCGGCGACATCAAGTCCTCGACCGAGGAGACCGAGCTACGCGGCGACGTGGTGCTCGCGGCGCAGCCCGAAGGCGCGGCCATCTTCCTGCACGTGGGAGACACCCCCGTCGAGGTGGAAGCGCTCGACCAGGGGCAGTCGCACCTGCTGCGTCTCGAGCGCGAAGGCTACCGGACCGGACATCGCCTGGTGAAGAGCGCGGACCTCGCCCCGGGGAAGACCGAGGTGAGCGTGTCGCTCGAGCCGGTCGGCGCGGGGGCGAAAGACGAGGCCCCGGGCGAGCTCCCGCCGAGCGGCCCCCCGACCGGCAAGACGGCCACCGTGAAGGTCACGAGCGATCCGCCGTCGGCGTCGGTCTGGCTCTTCGTGGGGAAGGGACAGGCGGAGCTCAAGAACGTCGCCAGCAAGCGCTACTACTTCAAGGTGATGCTCGCCGGTCACGAGCCGGCGTTCGTGAGCGTGCTGAAGAGCGAGTTCAAGACCAACGGCGAGACGCTGCGTCGTACGGCGAAGCTCGACCCGGCGGCCGGCGGGGCGACCCCCACGAGGGCCGATGCAGGGAGCGGCTCGACGAGCGTTGCGGCCGACGCGAAGGCCGCCCCTGCCGCGGAGTCGGAGAGCGCGGACAGGAAGGACCCCAGCCCCGCGGCGGTCTCCCCCGAGGCGATCGAGCCGCGCAAGCGGGGCGGCCGCCGGCGTACGCCGCGCCCGAGCCCTGCCCCCGAGGTCAGCAAGCCCGTCAAGGCGCAAAAACCCGCTAAAGCTGTCAAGCCGGCGAAGGTCGTGAAACCAGCAAAGACTGCACCACCCGCCAAGGCCCCCGCAAAGGGCCCCGCCAAGCTCGCTGCGCCCCCGGCCGTGAAGCCGCAACCCAAGCCTGCCGGCAAGGCGGGCCCGGGCGGCATGAAGGTCCCCGGCTGGGCGGACTGA
- a CDS encoding prepilin peptidase: MPNPGLAEELAQGAFGVVGAAVWGALWGSFFNVVAARVPRGESLVRPPSHCRSCKAPVAWYDNVPVLSYLLLRGRCRRCGARYSARYLLVELLIAALAVLMHHVFVVRGEVPIGLRLGQFAVTSLFSGLLVAVALIDLDTLRIPDAITYPGIPTAVVLSLFMSLPHPWDGPVGGAAGYLLIRGIADGYRLATGRLGMGYGDAKLLAMVGGLLGWQVLLPTIFLAAVQGSIIGIGALAIARRRGADRPPVEPDATDDRSETTGDEELPLRHAAIPFGPFISLAAIEVLVLRPWLPLFFPYLPW; encoded by the coding sequence GTGCCTAACCCTGGCCTGGCCGAGGAGCTCGCGCAAGGGGCCTTCGGCGTCGTCGGTGCGGCGGTCTGGGGAGCTCTCTGGGGCAGCTTCTTCAACGTGGTCGCGGCGCGCGTGCCGCGGGGGGAATCGCTCGTACGCCCCCCCTCTCACTGCCGGAGCTGCAAGGCGCCCGTGGCCTGGTACGACAACGTGCCGGTGTTGAGCTACCTGCTCCTGCGGGGGAGATGCCGTCGCTGCGGGGCACGCTATTCGGCGCGCTACCTGCTGGTCGAGCTCCTCATCGCGGCGCTGGCGGTGCTCATGCACCACGTCTTCGTGGTGCGGGGAGAGGTGCCTATCGGACTGCGCCTCGGGCAGTTCGCCGTGACCTCGCTCTTCTCGGGGCTGCTCGTGGCGGTGGCGCTCATCGACCTCGACACCCTTCGCATCCCGGACGCCATCACCTATCCCGGGATCCCGACCGCCGTCGTGCTCTCCCTCTTCATGTCCCTGCCGCACCCGTGGGACGGTCCCGTGGGCGGCGCCGCCGGCTACCTGTTGATCCGAGGGATCGCCGATGGGTACCGGCTCGCCACCGGCCGGCTCGGGATGGGCTACGGGGATGCCAAGCTCCTGGCGATGGTCGGCGGCCTCCTCGGCTGGCAGGTGCTCTTGCCGACGATCTTCTTGGCGGCGGTGCAGGGGTCGATCATCGGCATCGGCGCCCTCGCGATCGCGCGACGAAGGGGCGCCGACCGGCCGCCGGTGGAGCCCGATGCGACGGACGACCGATCCGAGACCACGGGGGACGAGGAGCTGCCGCTGCGGCACGCCGCCATCCCCTTCGGGCCCTTCATCAGCCTCGCGGCGATCGAGGTGCTCGTCCTCAGACCGTGGTTGCCGCTCTTCTTTCCGTACCTGCCGTGGTGA
- the rsfS gene encoding ribosome silencing factor yields the protein MHAVESALAKNALEPVLVDLSGVSAYTDYLLILSGKSLRQVEAICEGVQQSMKERGHQPLGVEGERGGQWMLIDYGDVVVHIFHHPVREFYDLESLWSDAPRVALQVPAELRVAQYAF from the coding sequence ATGCACGCGGTAGAGTCGGCCCTCGCCAAGAACGCCCTCGAGCCCGTGCTCGTCGACCTGAGCGGCGTTTCCGCCTACACCGATTACCTCCTCATCCTGAGCGGCAAGAGCCTGCGCCAGGTGGAGGCGATCTGTGAGGGCGTGCAGCAGTCGATGAAGGAGCGAGGGCATCAACCACTCGGGGTGGAAGGCGAGCGCGGAGGGCAGTGGATGCTCATCGACTACGGGGACGTGGTGGTGCACATCTTCCACCACCCGGTGCGCGAGTTCTACGACCTGGAGAGCCTCTGGTCGGATGCGCCGCGGGTGGCGCTCCAGGTTCCCGCCGAGCTGCGGGTGGCCCAGTACGCCTTCTAG